The following proteins are encoded in a genomic region of Nocardioides renjunii:
- a CDS encoding NAD-dependent deacylase: MARHTRIVVLTGAGISAESGLPTFRDANGLWEGHDPMQVATPEAYADDPDLVQRFYDERRAALSRVEPNAAHRALARLEAELGDDLLVVTQNVDDLHERAGSRRVHHVHGRLRSAWCTTCDERHDWSGPLADRPPCPACGAATLRPDIVWFGELPYGMDVVEEALEHCDLFVSIGTSGLVYPAAAFVHWARGATLELNLEPSAGATDFAESRTGPATRLVPAWVGEVLTGSSGRGRARGPR; this comes from the coding sequence ATGGCTCGCCACACGCGCATCGTCGTCCTCACCGGAGCCGGGATCTCCGCCGAGAGCGGGCTGCCGACGTTCCGTGATGCCAACGGGCTGTGGGAGGGCCACGACCCCATGCAGGTGGCGACCCCCGAGGCGTACGCCGACGACCCGGACCTCGTGCAGCGCTTCTACGACGAGCGGCGGGCGGCGCTCTCCCGGGTCGAGCCCAACGCCGCCCACCGGGCCCTCGCGCGGCTCGAGGCGGAGCTCGGGGACGACCTGCTGGTCGTCACCCAGAACGTCGACGACCTCCACGAGCGGGCCGGCTCGCGACGGGTCCACCACGTCCACGGGCGGCTGCGCTCGGCGTGGTGCACGACCTGCGACGAGCGGCACGACTGGTCGGGCCCGCTGGCCGACCGGCCTCCGTGCCCGGCGTGCGGCGCGGCGACGCTGCGCCCCGACATCGTGTGGTTCGGCGAGCTCCCCTACGGCATGGACGTCGTCGAGGAGGCGCTGGAGCACTGTGACCTCTTCGTCTCGATCGGCACCTCGGGCCTGGTCTACCCGGCGGCCGCGTTCGTGCACTGGGCCCGCGGCGCGACCCTCGAGCTCAACCTCGAGCCGAGTGCGGGCGCGACCGATTTCGCGGAGTCGCGCACCGGTCCCGCGACGCGGCTGGTGCCGGCCTGGGTCGGCGAGGTGCTCACCGGGTCGTCGGGCCGGGGCCGGGCTCGGGGGCCGCGCTAG